Proteins encoded within one genomic window of Flavobacterium oreochromis:
- a CDS encoding DUF7738 domain-containing protein has protein sequence MNSNIVALLFLLITSCQSKGQNKEINPQGFCIQDTLLYYNAKRINVGEPIANFVKIAGKPDRIVTDSLGGNTNKTWKWHKTGDEAYLAENNKIKVFNSNSTEESKVFNSIEEVIKKYGKYDEYKEEKQPLNVRKYYIWDKLGFYAYTNQENFLKSIYINIFHPNKINVVSKEQIQDPHLIYNNTPNGEYKGMFTYDGHTVDFSKMGYDNWFKTIKELKIEGEQYDPPGDSKKWSRIITEDNLTIEIFRHNNSISNGEGYSVEKVGEINTVTEINIFR, from the coding sequence ATGAATAGTAACATCGTTGCACTTTTGTTTTTATTAATCACTTCATGTCAAAGCAAAGGACAAAATAAAGAAATTAATCCACAAGGCTTTTGTATTCAAGATACCCTATTGTATTACAATGCAAAAAGAATAAATGTAGGGGAGCCTATTGCTAATTTTGTAAAAATTGCGGGCAAACCCGACAGAATAGTAACGGATTCGTTAGGAGGAAATACCAATAAAACTTGGAAGTGGCATAAAACAGGAGATGAAGCTTATTTGGCTGAAAATAATAAGATTAAAGTTTTTAATTCAAATAGTACAGAAGAAAGCAAAGTATTTAATTCCATAGAAGAAGTAATTAAAAAATATGGTAAATATGATGAGTACAAGGAGGAAAAACAACCTCTTAATGTACGTAAATATTATATATGGGATAAATTAGGTTTTTATGCTTATACAAATCAAGAAAATTTTTTAAAAAGTATTTATATCAATATTTTCCATCCTAATAAAATAAACGTTGTTTCTAAAGAGCAAATACAAGATCCTCATTTGATTTATAATAATACTCCTAATGGGGAGTATAAAGGGATGTTTACTTATGATGGTCATACGGTTGATTTTAGTAAAATGGGATATGATAATTGGTTTAAAACTATCAAAGAATTAAAAATAGAAGGGGAGCAATATGACCCTCCTGGAGATTCTAAAAAATGGTCTAGAATTATTACAGAAGATAATTTAACTATAGAAATATTTCGTCATAATAATAGTATTAGTAATGGAGAAGGATATTCAGTTGAAAAAGTTGGTGAAATCAACACAGTTACAGAAATAAATATTTTTCGTTAA
- a CDS encoding DUF7738 domain-containing protein, with amino-acid sequence MSNLASCQNTKQKSNNCPEQGFCIQDTLLYYNTKRINVGEPIANFVKIAGKPDRIVTDSLGGGTIIDYIWKEKMIRVNKHYSNNYCLLSKQKITSNGEIVDDTSQDLIEYNSIEEVIKKYGKYDEYKEDKVDLTISKFYVWDNLGISVWIKSLDKIGQINIYPILSSKTYFYDMTKEDDNAVFKRHPLKEYKGNFTYNHRTVNLSKVGYTGWEKFVDGLKINGVDFDPPGDSKTMSRWIKKTDDLYVSINRYTNEEEYQEGLRVQDNGKIDGIKSIEIWSVKADGNE; translated from the coding sequence ATGTCAAATTTAGCGAGTTGTCAAAATACGAAACAAAAAAGTAATAATTGCCCTGAACAAGGCTTTTGTATTCAAGATACCCTATTGTATTACAATACAAAAAGAATAAATGTAGGGGAACCTATTGCTAATTTTGTAAAAATTGCGGGCAAACCCGACAGAATTGTTACCGATTCTTTAGGAGGCGGTACAATAATAGATTATATTTGGAAGGAAAAAATGATTAGAGTTAATAAACATTACTCAAATAATTATTGTTTACTATCAAAGCAGAAGATAACTAGTAATGGTGAGATAGTAGATGATACAAGTCAAGACCTTATAGAATACAATTCCATAGAAGAAGTAATTAAAAAATATGGTAAATATGATGAGTACAAGGAGGATAAGGTAGATTTAACAATAAGTAAGTTTTATGTTTGGGACAATTTAGGAATAAGTGTGTGGATCAAATCATTAGACAAAATAGGTCAAATTAATATTTATCCCATTTTGAGTTCAAAAACCTATTTCTATGATATGACTAAGGAAGATGATAATGCAGTTTTTAAGCGTCATCCTTTAAAAGAATACAAGGGTAATTTTACTTATAATCATCGTACAGTGAATTTATCAAAAGTAGGATATACAGGATGGGAAAAATTTGTAGACGGGTTAAAAATAAATGGTGTAGATTTTGACCCACCAGGAGATTCAAAAACAATGTCTAGATGGATAAAGAAAACAGATGATTTATATGTTTCAATAAATAGATATACAAACGAAGAAGAATACCAAGAAGGATTAAGAGTTCAAGACAATGGAAAAATAGATGGGATAAAAAGTATAGAAATATGGTCAGTTAAAGCAGATGGTAATGAATAG
- a CDS encoding HET-C-related protein encodes MIALVEEFGHHLDYLLRNEYSSTKGDAKNDEGAVYTSKMNTKYKKYAIDPFKNKDQHYATAIIKGQEKKLIWDFTDLHEKLNEYVDSRAQEDDTNKYAGFEFFGAGLGDDLHGLGHQSIEDRALSGLKLFAGKENINRSQVYFGNWLRDFSQFIDPMIIRPMANALDMLSEEYKAQYTNAKEDKSVIKDLKNILDENRVTYTDERTYNYPVDYTFSLKNWEAHLVWKSTTLSPVKLSREGVTSLVELMGVKEFGKLKVKADNAQGRPQNYMKYLTDFRNSFAAVTTDLLGVYKPQEHIDNPLALHPKFICEANKKKGKECPPPNLNHQLDPDFVKDPIDAQWNVNTATGTKNYIRGNSTEPFESAYDCFINFLNKSNPNTVQGRINFGAALHILEDFYAHSNFCELAVIKVYDPEVFPWDNITHTVPQEELKKYKADSSSNSFIKNSVIDRSKIKFNTITNPDLHSNAVKQYLKTNPGKKASDYYTTLGSNTTSNKGLYYAQAECAMVQTGSFGMLDTIASIAPKMNNKAFSIDIEEQEGLKEGERTFKDAWIYEMLKDVTNAQSNDTKEKNTAYKGTNDNSYSEAFLKYLDFRDFMVKERVLGYSFKDVTNAFGIFDFIKQYISVIRNVRNHFLTLFLINLIDDLQTQLEQDITALENGTWKVNPYGPTHTQLAKDNGIQPLHHLAVTLAAKAVNAVGALFEKNDLTGIRKLAEKLFFTPYIY; translated from the coding sequence ATGATTGCTTTAGTAGAAGAATTTGGACATCATCTAGATTATTTGTTGCGTAACGAATATTCGAGTACAAAAGGAGATGCAAAAAATGATGAAGGAGCAGTTTATACTTCTAAAATGAATACAAAGTATAAAAAATATGCCATAGATCCTTTTAAAAACAAGGACCAGCATTATGCAACAGCTATCATCAAGGGGCAAGAAAAAAAATTAATATGGGATTTTACCGATTTGCACGAAAAGCTTAACGAATATGTTGATTCTAGAGCACAAGAAGACGATACAAATAAATATGCAGGTTTTGAGTTTTTTGGTGCAGGATTAGGAGACGATTTGCACGGCTTAGGGCATCAATCGATTGAAGATAGGGCTTTAAGTGGCTTAAAACTTTTTGCGGGAAAAGAAAATATAAATAGATCTCAAGTTTATTTTGGTAACTGGTTACGTGATTTTTCACAGTTTATAGATCCAATGATTATTCGCCCTATGGCAAATGCTCTTGATATGCTAAGTGAAGAGTATAAAGCGCAATATACCAATGCTAAAGAGGACAAAAGTGTTATAAAAGATTTAAAAAATATATTAGACGAAAATAGAGTAACGTATACCGATGAGCGCACCTACAATTACCCTGTAGATTATACCTTTTCATTAAAAAATTGGGAAGCTCATTTAGTTTGGAAGTCTACCACGCTCTCCCCTGTAAAGCTAAGCCGTGAAGGAGTTACCTCACTCGTAGAGTTAATGGGAGTCAAAGAGTTTGGGAAATTAAAAGTAAAAGCTGATAATGCTCAAGGAAGACCTCAAAACTATATGAAATACTTAACCGATTTTAGAAATAGTTTTGCAGCGGTAACTACCGACTTACTTGGGGTGTATAAACCTCAAGAGCATATAGACAATCCTCTTGCTTTGCACCCTAAATTTATTTGTGAAGCCAATAAGAAAAAGGGCAAGGAATGTCCTCCGCCCAACCTTAATCATCAACTAGATCCTGATTTTGTAAAAGACCCTATAGATGCACAATGGAATGTTAACACTGCTACGGGTACTAAAAATTATATACGTGGCAATAGCACAGAACCGTTTGAAAGTGCCTACGATTGTTTTATCAATTTTTTAAACAAATCAAACCCTAATACGGTACAAGGACGTATCAATTTTGGGGCTGCTTTGCATATCTTAGAAGATTTTTATGCACATAGTAATTTTTGTGAACTGGCAGTAATTAAAGTGTATGACCCCGAAGTGTTTCCATGGGACAATATTACCCATACAGTACCACAAGAAGAACTAAAAAAATATAAGGCAGATAGTAGTTCAAATAGCTTTATTAAAAATAGTGTCATAGATCGAAGCAAAATAAAATTTAACACTATTACTAATCCAGATTTACATAGCAACGCAGTAAAACAATACCTTAAAACAAATCCTGGTAAAAAAGCTTCCGATTATTATACAACTCTAGGTAGTAACACAACTAGCAATAAAGGCTTATATTATGCACAAGCAGAATGTGCCATGGTACAAACAGGTAGTTTTGGAATGCTTGACACCATAGCGAGTATTGCACCAAAAATGAATAATAAAGCATTTTCTATTGATATAGAAGAACAAGAAGGGCTTAAAGAAGGAGAGCGAACTTTTAAGGATGCATGGATATACGAAATGCTAAAAGATGTAACAAACGCTCAAAGTAATGACACCAAAGAAAAAAATACTGCCTATAAAGGAACAAACGATAATTCATATTCTGAAGCCTTTTTAAAATATCTTGATTTTAGAGATTTTATGGTAAAAGAAAGGGTATTAGGCTATTCTTTTAAAGATGTTACCAATGCTTTTGGTATTTTTGATTTCATCAAACAATACATTAGTGTAATACGCAATGTCCGCAATCATTTTTTAACTTTATTTCTTATCAATTTAATTGATGATCTTCAAACACAATTAGAACAAGATATTACCGCATTAGAAAACGGTACTTGGAAAGTAAACCCGTATGGACCCACTCATACACAATTAGCAAAAGATAACGGCATACAACCTTTGCACCACCTCGCCGTAACGCTTGCTGCTAAAGCCGTAAATGCCGTTGGCGCATTGTTTGAGAAGAATGATTTAACAGGGATAAGAAAATTAGCTGAAAAACTTTTTTTTACACCCTATATATACTGA
- a CDS encoding type VI secretion system Vgr family protein translates to MENYNSDYGRLNHPDDLAKYAKLRTFKDYLTDKSDFLVYCTLSIEGKDFLEKSHFNLAFHQKTNDHDSFTLDTRADSLDNEEAYIMENSKSYLGKTLQIHLHRFGEIKQTFTGIITHLNLLKKDGYGRLYITGHAPTIMLEQGLESQSFENKTLGEIAQQIATDYPKTLNLITQNNNTQHVLPYTVQYNQTDYQFLKQLAIRYGEYLYYNGQSLVLGNKVGPKIIQLEEGADLVHASFEISVKPQQFTYTSYDVESGSTLQRDSASAQLQNKFNPYQVTAINASKDVFHKKPNKHYNSTGINNKTDRELQEAVRKQKEHRENLMIVKGKSKDPELKQGVLTKLIDINDRPMETYRIIEINHFHNGKDYYNEFVGIPDMWTPPYFDDNIHSNCEEQTARVVDNNDPMGMGRVRVQFPWQEKKNQKTPWIRLIQPHSGAGKGFHFIPEIGEEVLVGFENGNAEKPFVLGTHYNGSETSGYHTPGNDQKVIHTRSGTKIILNDAQGSVFIEDPSGNTWTMDGQGNINVNAPKNFTVNAGDNVSITAGKNVSISAGKNMTNSAINDITQSAGNNIKQTATGEILETSNERKEISENEIYRNSKSSNTLAEKIDVFSEKESMTLKSGKTIQNNSAEKTNLF, encoded by the coding sequence ATGGAAAACTACAACAGTGATTATGGAAGGCTCAACCACCCAGATGACCTAGCCAAATACGCTAAATTACGCACCTTTAAAGACTACCTAACAGACAAATCTGATTTCTTAGTGTACTGCACCCTAAGTATAGAAGGCAAAGACTTTTTAGAAAAATCCCATTTTAACCTAGCATTCCATCAAAAGACTAACGACCACGACAGCTTTACCCTAGATACCCGTGCTGATTCTCTAGACAACGAAGAGGCGTACATCATGGAAAATTCTAAAAGCTATCTAGGCAAAACCCTACAGATCCACCTACACCGATTTGGGGAAATAAAACAAACCTTTACAGGAATTATAACCCACCTAAACCTCTTAAAAAAAGACGGTTACGGCAGACTTTACATAACAGGACACGCCCCAACGATTATGCTAGAACAAGGCCTTGAATCCCAAAGCTTTGAAAACAAAACCCTAGGAGAAATAGCCCAACAAATAGCAACAGATTACCCCAAGACACTCAACCTCATTACCCAAAATAACAACACCCAACACGTGTTGCCCTACACCGTACAATACAATCAAACAGATTACCAATTTTTAAAACAACTGGCCATACGCTATGGCGAATACCTCTATTACAACGGACAAAGCCTAGTATTAGGCAACAAAGTAGGCCCTAAAATCATCCAACTAGAAGAAGGCGCAGACCTAGTACACGCATCCTTTGAAATATCTGTAAAACCCCAGCAATTTACCTACACCTCCTACGATGTAGAATCAGGCAGCACCCTACAAAGAGATAGCGCCTCAGCTCAATTACAAAACAAATTCAACCCCTACCAAGTAACCGCAATAAACGCCTCAAAAGACGTATTTCATAAAAAACCCAATAAACACTACAACTCAACGGGTATTAATAATAAAACAGACAGAGAACTACAAGAGGCCGTACGAAAACAAAAAGAACACAGAGAAAACCTGATGATCGTAAAAGGCAAAAGCAAAGATCCCGAACTCAAACAAGGCGTTCTAACCAAGCTGATTGACATTAACGACAGACCCATGGAAACCTACCGCATCATAGAAATCAATCATTTTCATAACGGAAAGGATTATTACAACGAATTTGTAGGAATCCCTGATATGTGGACCCCACCTTATTTTGACGACAACATCCATTCTAACTGCGAAGAACAAACCGCACGCGTAGTAGATAACAACGACCCTATGGGAATGGGTAGAGTACGCGTACAATTTCCTTGGCAAGAAAAAAAGAATCAAAAAACCCCGTGGATTCGCTTGATACAACCCCACTCAGGAGCTGGCAAAGGCTTTCATTTCATCCCTGAAATAGGCGAAGAAGTCCTTGTAGGATTTGAAAACGGCAATGCCGAAAAACCGTTTGTATTAGGGACTCATTACAACGGAAGCGAAACCAGTGGGTACCATACCCCAGGAAATGATCAAAAAGTCATTCATACCCGATCTGGCACAAAAATAATCCTAAACGATGCCCAAGGTTCCGTTTTTATAGAAGACCCAAGCGGCAATACTTGGACAATGGACGGGCAAGGAAATATCAATGTAAATGCACCAAAGAATTTTACTGTAAATGCAGGAGACAATGTCTCGATAACCGCAGGTAAAAATGTTTCTATTAGCGCAGGAAAAAACATGACTAATTCAGCTATAAATGATATAACTCAAAGTGCAGGAAATAATATAAAGCAAACAGCGACTGGAGAGATTTTAGAAACTTCAAACGAAAGAAAAGAGATTTCTGAAAATGAAATATATAGAAACTCTAAAAGCAGTAATACACTCGCTGAAAAAATTGATGTTTTTAGCGAGAAAGAAAGCATGACGCTTAAAAGTGGAAAAACCATTCAAAATAATAGTGCAGAAAAAACAAATTTATTTTAA
- the map gene encoding type I methionyl aminopeptidase, producing MSKIILKTREEIELMRESALIVSKTLGMLASEIKPGVSTLYLDKLAETFIRDHGATPAFLGMYGFPNSLCMSPNSQVVHGIPTDKPLEEGDIISVDCGALKNGFYGDHAYTFEVGEVSLATKMLLKTTKESLYVGIRELKAGNRTEDVGHAIQKYCESHGYGVVRELVGHGIGQTMHEAPEMPNYGKKGRGKLLQEGMVLAIEPMINMGTKNIKQHKDGWTITTADGKPSAHFEHDVAIIDGKPELLSTFAYIYKALGITSNEEDEFRQQPFTV from the coding sequence ATGAGTAAAATAATATTAAAAACAAGAGAAGAGATAGAATTAATGCGAGAAAGTGCTTTAATTGTATCCAAAACGTTAGGAATGTTAGCTTCAGAAATTAAACCTGGAGTGAGTACTTTATATTTAGATAAATTAGCAGAAACTTTTATTCGTGATCATGGAGCCACTCCTGCTTTCTTAGGAATGTATGGATTTCCTAATTCACTTTGTATGAGTCCTAATTCACAAGTAGTTCATGGTATCCCAACAGATAAACCGTTAGAAGAAGGAGATATTATTTCGGTAGATTGCGGGGCTTTAAAAAATGGTTTTTATGGAGATCATGCTTATACTTTTGAAGTAGGAGAGGTTTCCTTAGCAACCAAAATGTTGTTAAAGACTACTAAAGAATCTCTTTATGTAGGAATTCGTGAGCTAAAAGCAGGTAATCGTACAGAGGATGTGGGACATGCTATTCAAAAATATTGTGAAAGCCATGGTTATGGAGTCGTTCGTGAATTAGTGGGGCATGGAATAGGACAAACCATGCACGAAGCTCCTGAAATGCCTAATTATGGTAAAAAAGGACGCGGTAAATTATTACAAGAAGGAATGGTACTGGCCATAGAACCTATGATTAATATGGGAACTAAAAATATTAAACAGCATAAAGATGGTTGGACTATCACAACTGCTGATGGTAAACCTTCTGCTCACTTTGAACATGATGTAGCTATAATAGATGGTAAACCTGAATTACTTTCTACCTTTGCTTATATTTATAAAGCATTAGGTATTACCAGTAATGAGGAAGATGAATTTAGACAACAACCTTTTACCGTTTAA
- a CDS encoding class I SAM-dependent methyltransferase, with product MKKIFKFFLNVVPRPILIRVSIVIRPILAFLLRGTKFTDPIDGKSFRMFLPYGYGNQRNNVLSPSTLSLERHRLLWLYLQNETDFFTAREKKKVLHFAPEQEFYKRFKKQANIEYTTTDLFSPLADVKADICNLPFEDNSYDIIFCNHVLEHIPDDTKAMQELYRVLKPGGMGIFQIPQDYSRQTTFADDTITDPKERAKIFGQYDHVRVYGLDYFDKLRSIGFLVKEIDYTKKLGNPLVEKYCLAKGEIIPVCFK from the coding sequence ATGAAAAAAATATTCAAATTCTTTTTAAATGTAGTGCCAAGGCCTATTCTTATACGAGTTAGTATTGTTATTCGCCCAATCTTGGCATTTTTACTACGTGGAACTAAATTTACGGATCCTATTGATGGAAAAAGTTTTAGAATGTTTCTTCCGTACGGTTATGGAAATCAAAGAAACAATGTGCTTTCACCTAGTACACTTTCTTTAGAAAGACATCGTTTATTATGGCTATATCTACAAAATGAAACTGATTTTTTTACGGCCAGAGAAAAAAAGAAAGTATTGCATTTTGCTCCTGAGCAAGAGTTTTATAAACGCTTTAAAAAACAAGCAAATATAGAATATACAACTACCGATTTATTTTCACCGTTGGCTGATGTAAAAGCAGATATTTGTAACCTCCCTTTTGAAGATAATTCGTATGATATTATTTTTTGCAATCATGTATTAGAGCATATTCCAGATGATACAAAAGCCATGCAAGAATTGTATCGTGTTTTGAAGCCCGGCGGAATGGGCATTTTTCAGATTCCGCAAGATTATTCGCGTCAAACAACTTTTGCAGATGATACGATAACAGATCCTAAAGAACGTGCAAAAATATTCGGACAATATGATCATGTGCGCGTATATGGATTAGATTATTTTGATAAATTAAGAAGTATAGGATTTCTTGTTAAAGAAATAGATTATACTAAAAAATTAGGAAATCCATTAGTTGAAAAATATTGTTTGGCAAAAGGAGAAATTATTCCCGTTTGTTTTAAATAA
- a CDS encoding SNF2-related protein — protein sequence MEIEYFKKFINDIVKKVSVETEGFTIHTFDQIASYNVKASHDFLSKQFFVQILFDYNGYVFSSNTDKKQHSFIAFETDDTVKVIQFKRNLSEESVIEKKLVDFGFEKNREGNFYLPNSSDELASVEFILHHLEAMQTAGFVLDDFFVDHKKVQLQKSVLSLQSTEQADWFDLKITISCGNHAFPFSDIISNIKSGNQWFLLSDNTYFIIPAEWMKRYSNLVQFGTKQADGSIALPKSHFQNLNLDHVVLETEKNIKKTLQYTSSSLLKATLRPYQIQGVQWLLNHYANGVGACLADDMGLGKTLQTLALLIAVQENEQFQESSQTSELDLFSNSKLEASESLKALVVVPSSLVFNWYNEAKKFAPHFKCIKYIGTERKLLTKKISRYDLIFTSFSVLSRDSALLEKIPFHYLIVDESQQIKNRNSKIFKVLTSLQAEHKVSLSGTPIENSLADLWSQMQFINPSILGEFPFFDQYFKKPIEKYKDESKINELKNIINPYILRRTKTEVLKRLA from the coding sequence ATGGAAATAGAGTATTTTAAAAAATTTATTAATGATATTGTAAAAAAAGTAAGTGTAGAAACGGAAGGTTTTACGATTCATACTTTTGATCAAATAGCCTCTTATAATGTAAAAGCGAGCCATGATTTTTTAAGTAAACAATTTTTTGTGCAAATACTTTTTGATTACAATGGATATGTTTTTTCATCTAATACTGATAAAAAACAACATTCCTTTATAGCGTTTGAAACAGATGATACTGTAAAAGTAATTCAGTTTAAAAGAAACCTTTCAGAAGAATCAGTAATTGAAAAAAAACTAGTTGATTTTGGATTTGAAAAAAATAGAGAAGGTAATTTTTATTTACCTAATTCATCTGACGAATTAGCCAGTGTAGAATTTATTTTGCACCATTTAGAAGCTATGCAAACAGCTGGTTTTGTATTAGACGATTTTTTTGTAGATCATAAAAAAGTTCAACTTCAAAAAAGTGTACTTTCTTTACAAAGTACAGAGCAAGCAGATTGGTTTGATTTAAAAATTACAATTTCTTGTGGGAATCACGCTTTCCCATTTTCAGATATTATATCTAATATAAAAAGTGGTAATCAATGGTTTTTATTATCAGATAATACTTATTTTATTATTCCAGCTGAATGGATGAAGCGCTATAGTAATTTAGTTCAATTTGGGACAAAGCAAGCAGATGGAAGCATTGCTTTACCTAAAAGTCATTTTCAGAATTTAAACCTAGACCATGTTGTTTTAGAAACAGAAAAAAATATAAAAAAAACACTACAATATACCTCCTCATCTTTATTAAAAGCTACTTTACGTCCCTATCAGATACAAGGGGTACAATGGTTACTTAATCATTATGCTAATGGAGTAGGGGCTTGTTTAGCAGATGATATGGGATTAGGAAAAACCTTGCAGACTTTAGCTTTACTTATTGCAGTTCAAGAAAATGAACAATTTCAAGAGTCTTCTCAAACCTCTGAATTAGATTTGTTTAGTAATTCTAAACTAGAAGCGTCAGAATCACTAAAAGCATTAGTTGTTGTACCCTCTTCATTAGTGTTTAACTGGTATAATGAAGCTAAAAAATTTGCTCCTCATTTTAAATGTATAAAATATATAGGAACAGAGAGGAAATTGTTGACAAAAAAAATAAGCCGTTATGATCTTATTTTTACTAGTTTTTCTGTTTTAAGTAGAGATAGCGCACTGTTAGAGAAAATACCTTTTCATTATTTGATAGTAGATGAAAGTCAGCAAATTAAAAATCGGAATTCTAAAATATTCAAAGTCTTAACCAGTCTACAAGCAGAACATAAAGTTTCGTTAAGTGGTACGCCTATTGAAAATTCATTAGCTGATTTATGGTCACAAATGCAATTTATTAATCCCTCTATATTAGGAGAATTTCCTTTTTTTGATCAATATTTTAAAAAACCAATTGAAAAATATAAAGACGAGAGTAAAATAAATGAATTAAAAAACATTATCAATCCATATATTTTAAGAAGAACCAAGACAGAAGTACTAAAAAGACTTGCCTGA
- a CDS encoding DEAD/DEAH box helicase, whose product MPDLIEQVVYCQMDEEQEKQYEEEKSKARNYLLKLEDTPSILHVLNVLMKLRQWSNHPKLVDPSLQMTSGKFYDVTGYLDTLTKAKSKTLIFSSFVSHLSIYEDWCTQNNIRFCSLTGSTSTEERENSVKQFQTDQDTLFFFISLKAGGVGLNLTKASYIILLDPWWNPFAEKQAIARAHRIGQENKVNVVRFITQNTIEEKILQLQQNKKELSDSIIDESTIPESVAQNLAYLLQ is encoded by the coding sequence TTGCCTGATTTAATTGAACAAGTAGTTTATTGTCAAATGGATGAAGAGCAAGAAAAGCAGTATGAAGAAGAAAAATCAAAAGCTCGTAATTATCTTCTTAAGCTAGAAGATACCCCTTCTATATTACACGTATTAAATGTATTAATGAAATTGCGTCAATGGAGTAATCATCCTAAGTTAGTCGATCCCAGTTTACAAATGACTTCGGGAAAATTTTATGATGTAACAGGGTATTTAGATACCTTAACTAAAGCGAAAAGTAAAACCTTAATTTTTAGCTCATTTGTTAGTCATTTAAGTATTTATGAAGATTGGTGTACTCAAAATAATATTCGTTTTTGTTCATTAACAGGTAGTACATCTACGGAAGAAAGAGAAAATAGTGTAAAACAGTTTCAAACAGATCAAGATACCTTATTCTTTTTTATTTCTTTAAAAGCAGGAGGAGTAGGGCTTAATTTAACTAAAGCATCCTATATTATTTTACTTGATCCTTGGTGGAATCCTTTTGCAGAAAAACAAGCCATTGCCAGAGCTCATAGGATTGGACAAGAGAATAAAGTAAACGTAGTTCGTTTTATTACGCAAAATACAATTGAAGAAAAAATTTTACAGTTACAACAAAATAAAAAAGAATTATCTGATAGTATTATTGATGAAAGTACCATCCCTGAATCAGTAGCTCAAAATTTAGCATATTTATTGCAATAA